Genomic segment of Streptomyces alboniger:
GACGAGTACGGGCTCGCCCTGAAGCCCGTGGACTACTACTCCCTCACGTATCCCTTCGACGAGTCGGCGCTGGCCGATCTCGCGTACTTCTTCGCCGACCAGAACCTGGCGCCGTACATGCTCGACGCGGTCGAGTGGCACGACGAGTTGAGCGGGCTGGTCACCCAGTGGCGTGCGGCCTGGTACGGGGAGGACGGAGCGGCCCGCCGCGAGCTGCGGCTGGTCGCCGATGACGACGGCCGGCTCACGGTCCGCGACTCCCGTTCCGGGGCTCTGCGGACGCACCCGGTCGACGCGGTGACGGGCCGGCTGCTGCGGCGGCTGTCCTCTCCGGCCAAGCCCGAGCAACTGGCCCGGGACTGGCCGGAGGGGCCGGACGACCTGCGGCAACGCCTGGACACCCTCACCGAACAGCGTTTCCTCTTCGCGGAGAACGGCCGGGTGATGAGCCTGGTGCTGACCGGAGCGGACGGCGAGATCGAGGAACCCGCCCGGGAAGAGCCCGCAACGGTCGGCTCCCGGCGGCTGCTGCCGCTGCTGTCGGAAGCACCGCGATGACGGACGAGACCAGCCCGATGCTCCCGCTGGTCGTCGAGGGGCACGGCGAGTCGGCCGTGGAACGGCTGCCCGCCCGACGGGACGAACTCCGGACCGCGCTGCGCGAACGCGGTGCGCTGCTGCTGCGCGGCTTTGACGTCCAAGGCGCCGACGGCTTCGCGGACATCGTCCGCATGCTCTCCGGCGAGCCGCTGCCGTACACCGAGCGTTCCTCCCCCCGGAGCGTGATCAAGGGAAACGTCTACACGTCCACCGACTATCCGCCCGGCGAAGAGATCTTCCTGCACAACGAGAACTCGTACCAGGCGAGTTGGCCGCTGACCCTCTACTTCCACTGTGTGCGCCCGCCGCTGAGCCGGGGCGCCACCCCGCTGGCCGACACCAGGCGGGTGCTGGCCGCCATCGACGACGAGGTGCGCCAGGAGTTCGCCCGGCGCGGCTGGACGGTCGTACGCAACTACGGCGACCTGGTCGGCCTGCCGTGGCAGGAGGCGTTCGCCACCGAGGATCGCGCGGAGGTCGAGCGGTACTGCCGGGAGCGGGGCATCGAGGCGCAGTGGCTGCCCGGCGGCGGGCTCCGCACCCGGGCGGCACGGGAGGCCGTGCACCGGCATCCGGTGACCGGCGAGCCGGTGTGGTTCAACCACGCGACGATCTTCCACGCCACCACGCTGCCGGCGTCGGTGCGGATCGGGCTGCTGGAGATGCTGGGCGAGGAGAACCTCCCCAGCCAGACCTACTACGGCGACGGCGGACCGATCCCGGACGCCGTCATGGACCATCTCCGGGCCTGCTACCGAGCCGCGGCGACCCGCTTCGACTACCGTGCGGACGACGTCCTGGTGATCGACAACATGCTGGTCTCGCACGGCCGCGAGCCGTTCACGGGGCCCCGCCGGATCGCGGTCGCCATGGCGGAGCCGTACACCCCCCACCGCTAGCCCCAGGACGGAAGACCCTCGTATGTTCGCGCGTTCGCTCCGGTCCAACCGGGACTTCTCCGTCTTCTGGGCGGTCCAGGCGCTGTCCGAGGTCGGCAACGCGTTCTCGCTGGTGGCGCTTCCGCTGCTGGTGCTGCACACCACCGGGTCGGCGGCACAGATGGGGCTGCTCACGGCCGTCGCGGGCGCCACCGCGCTGCTCACCGGTCTGGTGGGCGGCTCCTGGGCCGACCGCTTCGACCGGCGGCGGCTGCTGATGCTGTGCGACGCCGCCCGGCTGGTCCTGTACGGCGCGATCCCGGTCTGCTGGGCCCTGAACCCGCAGATCTGGCTGCTGTACGTGGTCATGGCGCTGGCGTCGGTCTTCGAGACGTTGTTCCGGATCACTTATGTCACCGCTGTGCCGAACCTCGTCGACAAGGAGCAGATCGTCGCGGCGAACGGCCGGCTGGAGGCGACCAACGCGATCGCCTACATCGCGGGCCCGGCGCTGGCCGGTGTGGTGGCCGGATTGTTCGGGCCCACGGCCGCGGTCGCCATCAACGCGGGCAGCTTCGGGATCTCTCTCGTGGGCTTGGCCTTCATCAGGCTCAGGCCCAGCGTGCGCTCGCCGGGCGACGAGGCGGAGAACACCGCGGCCTGGGCCCAGGACCTGCGCTCCGGGTTCCTGGTCGGCGCCGCGTTCCTGTGGCGCACGCCGGTGCTGAGGGCCCTCACCATGC
This window contains:
- a CDS encoding TauD/TfdA family dioxygenase — encoded protein: MTDETSPMLPLVVEGHGESAVERLPARRDELRTALRERGALLLRGFDVQGADGFADIVRMLSGEPLPYTERSSPRSVIKGNVYTSTDYPPGEEIFLHNENSYQASWPLTLYFHCVRPPLSRGATPLADTRRVLAAIDDEVRQEFARRGWTVVRNYGDLVGLPWQEAFATEDRAEVERYCRERGIEAQWLPGGGLRTRAAREAVHRHPVTGEPVWFNHATIFHATTLPASVRIGLLEMLGEENLPSQTYYGDGGPIPDAVMDHLRACYRAAATRFDYRADDVLVIDNMLVSHGREPFTGPRRIAVAMAEPYTPHR
- a CDS encoding MFS transporter; the protein is MFARSLRSNRDFSVFWAVQALSEVGNAFSLVALPLLVLHTTGSAAQMGLLTAVAGATALLTGLVGGSWADRFDRRRLLMLCDAARLVLYGAIPVCWALNPQIWLLYVVMALASVFETLFRITYVTAVPNLVDKEQIVAANGRLEATNAIAYIAGPALAGVVAGLFGPTAAVAINAGSFGISLVGLAFIRLRPSVRSPGDEAENTAAWAQDLRSGFLVGAAFLWRTPVLRALTMLLTVTTFLSLGMTDVFIYHLRHGLGQDERTVGYVLALAGLGTCVAAAATAWLRRSWGFGPCWLGAMSLCSVSVLVLGVTGQVPVAALTICLYSFGMALAGVCSMSLRQQVTPDHLLGRVTSAFWTIHGSLAPLGAALLTALVGRLGTGGPLTAVAVVFLAVVVAAAFTPIRQRRPEQTALPLPPTQPADAPLPREESHGDDAEARR